From Cyanobacteriota bacterium, the proteins below share one genomic window:
- a CDS encoding 1-acyl-sn-glycerol-3-phosphate acyltransferase, with the protein MASIVIAKQREHPLNLIPYNAFKWLIIMPTLFTYFQGRRYGIENVPMRGPVVVVSNHASDVYPPRLATCVGRPVAIMAKEGLFRVPHVGAA; encoded by the coding sequence ATGGCTAGCATTGTTATTGCAAAGCAGCGAGAGCATCCACTTAATCTCATACCCTACAATGCTTTTAAGTGGCTAATCATCATGCCTACGCTATTTACCTACTTTCAAGGGCGGCGCTATGGTATCGAGAATGTCCCTATGCGTGGCCCGGTCGTGGTTGTTAGCAATCATGCGAGTGACGTTTACCCACCGCGTTTGGCCACTTGTGTGGGTCGTCCGGTAGCCATCATGGCTAAGGAAGGGTTATTTAGAGTGCCCCACGTGGGGGCAGCAAA